In Sphingomonas sp. KC8, the sequence CTTCTGCCGCATACGACCGCGATCGCGCCCGTGATCGCTGAACCAGAATCCGCCGGCGTCATCGAAGACCAGGTCGTTGGGTGCCCAGAAGGGTGCCGCCTCGCTTGAGGCGTAGAGCGTCTCCCACGCTCCGCTTGCAAGATCGACGACCTGGATCGACCCGGGCGGTGTATCGAAGGGCGCTTCCCTGGGAATGAGCAGATCGGGACTGGCGGACGGCGCAAATCCGCCATTGTTGCAGACATAACAGCGCCCATCGGGACCAATCGCCGCTCCATTGGGTCCACCACCGAGCTCTGCGACGGTCCTTGCGGTGCCGTCGGCTGCAATGCGCGTCAGCCGTCCGCCGAGAACCTCGACGACGAGGAGATCGCCATCGGCCAGGACCACCGGTCCTTCGGGAAAAGCGAGGCCGGTCGTCAGTATGTCGATCGTCATAGCCGCTTGCCGGTACGTGCCGCCTGCTCGATCCGGTCGAGCAGCTCGTGCAGTTTGACCGCGTCACCAAAGTCCGGTCTTGCCGCCTCCTTGCCCGCGATGGCATCGGCCATGCGGAGATAGGCCTCACCGACATTGAGCGGTGGATATTCGCGCAGCGACCCAGGTACCCGATAGGCGGCGTCGGGAATCTCGACAGGCTCCAGTTCGCCCATGCCCCGCGTTCGATAAAGCGTCAGGTCGGACATCTGGATGCCGCGACTGCCGGGCGCTGCCACGACCACGAGGTCACCATCGTCGCCGTTGATCTCAAGCCGTACCCCGGTGCCCGGCGACGGCGCGCCCGACAGGCGGATTGTCGCGACCGCCCCGCCCTCAAGTTCGCCGGTCACAGCCACCTGGTCAGCCGAACTGCGCTCTATTACCTCGTTTGTACCGAGCACGGCCACCTCGCGGCGGGCCGTTTTCACCACACCCGAGAGCGTCTGGAAATCACCGAGCATCCATGTCAGCGCGTCGATGCTGTGGCCGCCGGGAATGCTCAGGAAATGCGCACCGCTCGATCGGTCCTGCAAATAGGTCATCGACGGATAGGGATGTGAAATCCAGTCGCACGAGTGGGTCAGGCCTGCGCTGCGGATTGTCCCGATTTCGCCGCGCGAAATCAGCGCGCGCGCGTGGTTCAGCACCGGTGCGCTGCGCGCCTGGAGACCAACCATGTGCACGACGCCGGCCTGTTCCGCCGCCGCATGGAGGGACCGGGCCTCGTCGGTGTCACGCCCCAGCGGCCACTCGCAATAGACATGTTTTCCTGCCTCGAGCGCCATCGTGACGAGTTCAAAATGCGCGGGAACCCGCACGCAGACGGCAACCACGTCGACTTGCGGATGCTCGACCAGCGCGCGGGGATCACCAAACGCATGAGGCACGCCGAACCGGGACGCGGTCGCCTGTGCCGTGTCGATATGGGATGTCGCGACCGCCGAGACCTCGAACTCATCCAGCGCCGCGAGCGCCGGAAGGTGGGCGCCAACGCCCCAGCTACCCTGCAGATTGGCGCCGATCACGCCGACACGAAGTTTGCCCATCAGATTTCGCTCCCTTTACCAGCGCCGCCGCAGCTGAACGCCACGCCGCCTGTGCCGCAACGCCCTTTGTCTTTCCTCCGGGAGAACCGTAGGTGTCTCCGGTGGCAAGGCTTCGCGTAGTTCGCCGAGCCGTACCGACCGCAGCTGCGGCTCCGGCCCGGAACTGGCCTCCGTCCAACGCACCATCATCGCCCCTTCGCTCCAGCCTCCCGGGTCGAGCCAGTTCGGCACCCCGGGGTCCTCGAGCGCTATGACCGCGCGGAACTTGCCGTCTCCGTCGAGACGCGCCTGCCCTCCATTGAGACTGCTCTGGCGGTTCATCCAGTCGATCGTGTTCCATACCGGATCGGCAAGCTGGACGTTCCAGTAACGCACGCGCTCGGGAAGCTCGGTCTCCAGGATCAGCGCATGGTCGGGTTCCAGTCGGAACAGCCCCTGATAATAATGCTGGCCCTCGACGCCGCCGCGCCCCGCCCAGTCGTCATGCTCGAGCCTGTTCGACAGACCCTTGTCGCGCTGCTGCTTCATGAACCCGAGCCATAATCCGGCATAACGCTTCGGAAATTCCGCCAGCGCGAGCAGCCGTTCGGCAATCTCCTCCGGCGAGCGGCGACGTGGCGCCAGCGGCCTGTCGATCCGCTCGATCGCGATCCGGCCATCGCGGCCGGCTCCCCAGTCATAGCTCGCCTGACGCAGCGCGAGGGTGCGAACCGAGGGGTCGAGCCTCCGCCAGTCGCCGGACCAGTCGTCGGGGCGCTCGGCACTCAGCAGGAGATCGAACCCGCCGTCGGCTTCCAATGTCAGAGTGTCGAAGTCGATCGTTCCGAGCGAGGGCCCCAGCTTGTCCATGACGCCGAGCCCTCCGGCCACCATGTCGAGCAGGATGAAGAGGCCGTCTCCCCGCACGCCGCTGATGCGATAGCTGCCCTTCCCGTCGATCGAAGCCGAACCGTAGATGAAATCGGGGTTGGTCGAGCTGGCATTATGGGCCGTGCTGACCGCCGGCACGAAATCCGGCAGATCGGGGTCAGCAAAGGCCGTGAAATAGCCGGCAGAGAGGCTGAGGAAGAACAGCCGGTGCGCTTCCTGGACAAGCGCCGGGTCATCCGCTCTTTCGAGGAGCGTTAGCAGCCCGCCGGTTTCGGCCAGCCGATCGAGATAGTCCGTCCAGGCGGGCAATGGGACGCCAGTCACTACAGATACTCGCCATAGGCGGCGATATAGTCGGCATAGGTCTCGCGCACCTGCGCTTCGTTGAGACCGTAATCCTCGAGCGAGTAGACGTGACGGCCATGCTTGTCCGCCGGGTTGGCCACGAGCCAGGCGCGCACACCCTCCTCGCTCGCGCCGGTGAACTCGATTCCGGCAAAGTCGTAGACCGCGCGCACCGCCGCGACAGGATCGGCGGCCAGGTCGCGATAGCGCATGTCGAGGATCGGCAGGTCCGGGTGGGCCTTGCGATAGGCCATCATCCGCTTCTGACCGTCATGCCAGAGGTGAAGCAGCTCATGGCCGAGCTTCGCGCGATCCTGATGGTCGAAGCTGACGCTCCGGATCACCTCGATCAGTCGGGATATCGATGCCATCACAGTCACCGGATCGCGATGCGGCTGGACGAACATGGCGTCGGGATAGGCAGCAAGCAATTCGGGCAGGTGATAGGCATGTTCCTGCACCTTGAGGACCCAGCGTCGGCGCGGATTGCGCCACGCAAGATGCTGCAGCCACATGCGGTGCACCTCATAACCAAACCGCGTATCGGCCTGCAGGTACCAGCGATAATACTCGCTCAGCCGGAAGAGCATCACGGGATTGAGGCCCTGGAATGCGGTTTCCAGGATCATGCCGCACTCCTGCGGTATGCGGCTGCCGATCGGGTGGGCTTTCAGGACATCCGCCCACTTTCCTGAAAAGTTCGCGGCGACATAATCGTCGAATGCCTGCGCCCGCGGATCCTGTTCGAACGTCGCGGCATCGGGAGGCGGCGAAGGCATCGCGACTTCCCACGAAAGGGGCGTGCGAACCGCTGGGTCGGATCCGATCAGCGCGTGGAGGAGGCTCGTCCCGCAGCGCGGGAGCCCGAGGATGAAAACGGGCCGATCGATGGCGACCGCGGCGATTTCCGGGTGGCGGCGGCGATCGGCTTCGATCTGGGCCAAACGCCGCAGATTGTCACCGAATTGCTCCATGGCCCGCACCTGGCCCGTGTCGCCAAGATCAGGTTCGGCTCCGAGCGCAGACAATGCCGCCTCGAGCCCTGGACGTACGCCCTGGCGCAATTCCGGCGACAGATCGAACGTCGCGAGCATTTGATCCGCATCCATCGCAATCCCGTCCGGCATCGTCGGCTCCCTACTGGTCGGGAGGGACATATCTGCTTTGCCGTCGCGTCCTACCCGTCCTCGGACAGGTGAACCGCCCGCCCTGTAGCCGCCAAGCCGTTACAAAGCAGAGGAGACGGGGATGCTGGTCGACCTACAGAAGCTCTATGGCCTGGCGGGGCGAGTGGCGATCGTGACGGGGGCAGCGCAAGGGATGGGCGAAGCGATCGCCCGTTATCTCGCAGGCATGGGAGCATCGGTCGCGGTCGCCGACATCAATGTCGCGCTTGCCGAGAGGGTGGCCTCGTCGATCCGGTCCGAAGGCGCCCTCGCAAGGGCCTGGGCCGTCGACATGGCAAATGAGGCCTCGGTGGTCGCGCTCGTCCGCTCCGTCCGCGCCGAACTCGGCGGTCTCCATATCCTCGTCAACAATGCCGGCGTCCAGGATCGCAACTTCATCGAGGATACGAGCACGGATTTCTGGGATCGGGTGATGGCGATCAACCTGCGCGGCGTGTTTGTCGCGACACGCGAGACCGTCGCCATCATGCGCGCGGACGGCACCAGGGGCCGGATCGTCAATACCGCCTCGAACAGCGCCTTCCATGCGACCGCACCCAGCCTGTTCGCTTACTCGACCTCGAAGGCGGGCGTTGCCGGCCTCACCCGCGCAACTGCCCTTGAGGTTGCAAAGGATGGCATCGGTGTAAACGCCATCTGCCCGGGCAATACCGCCACGCCCGGACAATTGACTGCGACCGGACCTGATTTTCCGCCCGAACAGGTCGCCGCATTCCTGCCGCCGATCGGGCGCCAGGGCACGCCCGACGATATCGCCGCCGGGGTCCTGTTCCTTGCGTCCGACGCCTCCGCCTTCATGACCGGCCAGACGCTGGTGATGGATGGCGGCGCACTCACCTGTTGAGCGGAAAGAGACGAATGCGCGATAGCTACGACTATATCATCGTCGGCGCGGGCTCGTCTGGCTGCGTCCTGGCAAACCGCCTTTCAGCAGACCCCGATATCTCCGTTCTCCTGGTGGAGGCCGGCCCTGATGACACGAGCCCGCTCATCCGGATGCCTCGCGGCATTGGCAAGCTGCTCGCCCCCGGCAATCCCCATGTCTGGGATTATCCGGTCCGGCCCGCCGGAAACCTGCCTGCGGAAACCTGGCTCAAGGGACGCGCAGTCGGGGGATCGAGTTCCATCAACGGCATGGTCTATGTCCGCGGTGCGCCTGCCGACTACGACCATTGGGCCGAACTTGGCTGCGTCGGCTGGGGCTGGGACACCATGGGCCGGCACTTCGTCGCGCTCGAAGATCATGAACTGGGCGCCGGCGAATGGCGTGGTGCGGGCGGCCCCCTGAGGATCTCGGTCCACCCAGCCGGCAATCCCTTGTGCGAAGCGGTGCTGGACGCTGCCGAACAGATGGGCACGCCGCGCGCGGCCGACGTCAATGATGTCGGAACGGTCGCAAACGGTGGCATGGGTTATCAGACGACGACGACGTGGCGCGGCAAGCGCTTTTCGGCCGCGCGCGCTTTCCTCGACCCGGTGCGAAATCGTCCGAATCTATACATCGCGCCGCAAACGCAGGCGCTCCGGATCCTGTTCACGGATCGGCGCGCGACGGGGGTGAGGCTGCGCGACGCGCAGGGCGAACGCGATATCGCCGCGGTCCGCGAGGTCATCCTTTCGGCCGGTGCCGTCGAATCGCCGAAGCTCCTCCAGCTTTCAGGGATCGGAAACGCTGCCGAGCTTGCAAGGCTTGGTATCGGCCCGGTTGTCGACTCGATCGATGTCGGCAGAAACCTGCGCGAACACCGCTATTTGTCGATCCAGTATCGGGTGAAAGGCGAGAGCCTCAACAAGCGCTTCACGGGGCTCGGCCTGCTGCGTTCGGCGCTGGATTATGGTCTGCGCTCGAAGGGTCCCCTCACCCATAGCGCACATGAGGTCGGCGGCTTCATCAAGACCCGGCCGGATCTCGATCAGGCCGACGCCCAGATTGGTGTGGGGCTCTACAGCTTCAACACCGATGCCAGAGGCGCTGTCGCGATCGATCCCTTTCCCGGCATGACCATCCTTGGCTACTTCACCCGCCCGGAAAGCCAGGGTCAGATCCGCATCGTCTCGCCCGATCCCGATGAGCGACCGCTGATCGACGCCAATCATTTCTCCGCCGAAGTGGACCGCCGGAGCGCGGTCTCGCTGTTCCGCTGGCTTCGCAGGCTCGGTCAGCAGCCGTCGCTCCAGCATTGGATCACCGAAGAAACGCAGCCGGGTCATCGCATCGCAAGCGACGAGGACGTGCTCGCCAATGCCATCGCGCTCGGGGGCACGTCCTTTCACATTTGCGGCACCTGCCGAATGGGTGCCGACAGCGCGTCCGTCGTCGATCCCGAACTGAAGGTCCGAGGCGTGGACGGGCTGCGCGTGGTCGACACCTCGATCATGCCGACCATCGTCTCGGGCAATACCAATGCGCCAGCCATGGCCATCGCGATGAACGCCGCAGACATGATCCTGCGCCAGCAAAAGGCTTGATATGACCATTCCTTTCACGACGCTCGACAAGCTTTACATTGATGGCAGCTGGGCGGACGCGGGGCCGGACCGTGACGATGTCCTCAATCCCGCGACCGAAGAGATCATCGGCCGTGCGCCGGTGGGCACGGTACAAGCCGCGGAGGCCGCAATCGCAGCCGCCCGCCAGGCATTCGATCATGGTCCATGGCCACGGATGTCGATGGCCGAGCGAGTAACCCTGCTACGCCGGATGCATTCCGCGCTCGACGCGCGACGCGCCGACATCGCAGCACTCATCGTCGCCGAGGTGGGCTGTGCACAAGGCATCACCCATGGAATGCAGGTGAGTGCGCCGCTCGATCATTTTGCCTCCGCGCTCGATCATGCGCGCGACGAGACCGTCCGCCTGCCGCTCGACGTCACACCGGATTTCATGAATCCGGACGGTCCGCGCAAGATGGGCGGTACGACGGTCGTGCGGGAACCGGTCGGGGTCGTCGCCGGAATCACCGGCTATAATTTTCCGTTCCTTCTCAACCTCGCCAAGATCGTGCCCGCGCTCCTTGCCGGCAACACGCTTGTGCTCAAGCCGTCGCCGTTCACGCCATTCTCGGCCTTGCTGTTCGGAGAGATTGCTGACGAGATCGGTCTGCCCAAAGGCGTGCTCAACGTCGTGACAGGCGGGCCCGATGTCGGCTCCCTCCTCACCACCGATCCGCGCGTCGATCTCGTCAGCTTTACGGGATCCGAGGGCGTGGGCGCACTGATCATGGCGCAAGCCGCCCCTACGCTGAAGCGCGTGCATCTCGAACTCGGCGGCAAGTCGGCGCTGATCGTCCGCCACGATGCGGACATCGTTCAAGCAGCCCAGATGGCGGTCGGTATACTCTCGGTGAACGCCGGCCAGGGTTGTGCGCTGCTCACCCGGCTTCTCGTTCACAACAGCGTGCGGAAACAGTTCGTCGCGACCGCCGCAGCGACAGCGAGCCATTTCAAGATCGGCAATGCCGCCGATCCGTCGGTGATGATGGGGCCGCTGATCCGCGAGGCGCAACGCGCGAAGGTCGAGCATTTCATCGCCGTCGGCCGCGATGAGGGTGCAACGCTCGTCCATGGCGGCGGTCGCCCGGAAGGACTTCCCAAGGGCTATTTTACCGACATCACGCTCTTCGACGATGTAGCGAACAGCATGACGATCGCCCAAGAGGAGATATTCGGACCGGTTGGCGCGGTGATCGGTTTCGACAGTGATGAAGAGGCCATCGCGATCGCCAATGACAGTCGCTTCGGTCTGAATGGCGGCATCGAAACCGCGGACGCCGCTACCGGATATGAAATGGCCCTTCGTCTGCGAACGGGAAGCGTTGCCCTGAATGGCGGCACCGGCCGGATGAGTTATGCTCCGATTGGCGGCTACAAGCGGTCCGGTATCGGCCGCGAATATGGACCCGACTGGTTGCGCGAATATCAGCAGGAAAAGTCGGTTTTCTATCCCGTCGGTCGATGATGCGTGCCATCACGATACCTGCCGTCACATCCCCTTGACCTCCGGCATCACCCGTTCGGCGAAAAGGTCGAGGGCTGTCTCGCGCTGGTCCGGTGACCCGACTCCGAAAGCAAGATCAACAATACCGACACCGCAATCGCGCAGCGTCTCGAAACGCCCCACGAGTGTCTCCGGGCCGCCGACGAAATAGGGTTCGGAGACCAATGGCACCACCGGCGGCCCGCCAAGCGCGCCCTGCTGGAGCCGGGCCTGCTCGGCCTGCTTCCGCTCAAAGAACGCCGCCATATCGTCCGCCGCCTGGGCATCGCTGGACGCCGGATAAGCGATCCCCCGATAGAGAACATGGTCTGCCGTGGGCTCCCATCCTGCACTTGCCGCCGCCGCACGATAGAGCGCCACCCACTTGGCTACCATCTCGGGCGGCGCGAAGGAAAAGGCGATCCCCATCCGCCGTTCGGCCGCAAAGGCGATCGATTCCTCGCTATTGCCGGATCCGTAGATGAGCGGGTGCGGCTCCTGCAGCGGTCGCGGCCAAACAGAGACGGTACTGAACTGGAAATGCTCGCCATCCCAGCGGAAGGGCTGGTCGGCGCGCCAGGCTTTCAGGATCAGCTCGATCCCTTCCTGCGTCATGCCACGCGTTCCGTCGCTGCCGGTGTCATAGGTGCGATGCTCATTGGGAGTTCCGCGCAGGAACAAGACGACGAGCCGTCCGCCGCTCAGCATGTCGAGCATCGCGAGCTCCTCGGCGAGCCTGATCGGGTTGATCAGAGGGACGAGTGGCCCAAGAAGCGCAATCCGTGCGCGCTTGACGATATGGGTCAGCGCGCCCGCCATGACGCATGGATTGGGCGTCATGATATACGGCGCATAATGATGTTCGGAGACGCTGACCCAGTCGAACCCCAGGGCATCGGCTTTTCCACACATCATGAGGCTGTGCTCGAAGGCGGCTCGCGCGGTGGCGCGATCGCAATGGAGGGGCGCCGCCGGCCAGATTTCGATACCCGGCGCTGGCCCGTCATAACCCGTCATGCCTAGATAGGATAATTTCATCGCAGCCCCCTGGACCTCCACCCGGCATCGGGCAGCCATGGTCGAGGGAATGCGACGGTCTTTTCGTCGGCAGGCCTATCCAAAGAAGGGCGGGTTCATCCCCCGCCCGCTTATCATCTTTGTCAAACATGGGGACGAGGTGATCAGGATGAAGTTCGAGAGGACCAAGGCTCGACCTGTTGGCGCTGACGACGAACGTGCCATCATCGCAGTACTGTTGCGCTATGCGACAGGTATCGACAGCCGCGACTGGCCCCTGTTCCGGACATGTTTTTCAGACGATTTCGAGGCTGACTATGGCAGCTTCGGCAAATGGCGCGGCCCGCGAGAGATCACCGACTATATGCGTCAGGCGCATGCTCATCTTGGACCAACCCTGCATCGCCTCACCAATTTTACGGTCGAGGACGACAGCACGCATGTGCGCGCGCGAAGCTATGTCGATGCATTGCTGATGCCGCTCGCGACCGGCGGTCCCATCCATCGCGGAATCGGCTGGTATGACGATCAGATGGTTCGGACCTCCGAGGGCTGGAAGATTGCCCGGCGCCAGTTCACGCCCGTCCGTCTCGCTTGAAAGGCACACCTGTCCCGATGTCGAACCAGCAGGTCATTCTCGTAAATCGTCCGACCGGCGTCGCCCAGGCAACGGATTTCGTCGTCCGCACGGGCAGAATTGACGAACTGCAAGACGGTCAGTTGCTTGTCCGCAATCATTTTCTCTCGGTGGAACCCGCTATGCGCGGCTGGATCGCCGATGCCGGCAATTATTCCGCACCGGTTGCCATTGGCGAGGTGATGAGGGCCCTGGCGTCGGGCGAGGTGATTGCTTCGCGGCATCCCGACTATCAGGGAGGCGATTTCGTCATGGGATGGTTCGGCTGGCAGGATTATGCCGTCGTTGATCCCGGAAAAATCGTGCAGCGCACGAACAGGGCCGAACTGTCTGCCTCGCTCGGTATCCTCGGTCTGACCGGCGTCACGGCCTATCTGGCGTTGACCGGTGTCGGCAATCCCCGCCCCGGCGAGACTGTCGTGATATCCACGGCCGCCGGCGCGGTCGGCTCGACAGCAGGCCAGATCGCACGGATCCTTGGATGCCGGACCGTGGGCATAACCGGTGGACCAGCGAAGGTGCAGATGTGTCTCGACGACTTCGGCTATGACGCAGCCATAGATTATCAGGGCGAGGACGTCCCGGAACGGATCGCCGCCCTCTGTCCCGACGGCGTCGACGTTTATTTCGACAATACATCGGGTGCGATCAGCGATGCCGTGCTGCCGCATCTGGCCTTGGGTGGTCGCGTCATCATCTGTGGAACGGCGGCGGTCCAGCGCTGGGACGACTGGCCGGTCGGCCCCCGCGTCGAACGACACCTCCTTGTCAAACGGGGGCGGATGGAGGGCTTCGTGATCTTCGACCATATGGACCGCTATGGCGAAGCCGTTGAGCGCCTGCGCGCCTGGCTGGCGGACGGCCGCCTTACGCATCGCGAAGACATTCTCGAAGGAATCCATGCCTGCCCCGACGCTCTTGCCGGTCTCTATCGCGGCGAGAATCGGGGCAAGCGCCTCATTCGACTCGTCTGAACCTCTATCCACATCACGTCGCACGGGAGCCAAGATGACGGACATTTCCGGAAAGGTCGCAGTCGTCACCGGCGCTTCGGCGGGTATCGGTGAGGCCATCGCCCGCAATCTGGCTGAAGCCGGCGCGAAACTGGTCCTAGTCGCGCGGCGGCAGGAACGCCTGGAAACTCTTGCCCGGGAAATCGGCGGGGACACGGCCATCCTGGCCGTAGATCTGGCCGAGCCGGATGCGCCCGAGCGAATGCTCGCCTTTGTCGAGAAGCGCTTCGGCCGCGTGGATATCCTCGTCAACAATGCCGGCATGCTCAGAGTGGGAACG encodes:
- a CDS encoding Gfo/Idh/MocA family protein, whose amino-acid sequence is MGKLRVGVIGANLQGSWGVGAHLPALAALDEFEVSAVATSHIDTAQATASRFGVPHAFGDPRALVEHPQVDVVAVCVRVPAHFELVTMALEAGKHVYCEWPLGRDTDEARSLHAAAEQAGVVHMVGLQARSAPVLNHARALISRGEIGTIRSAGLTHSCDWISHPYPSMTYLQDRSSGAHFLSIPGGHSIDALTWMLGDFQTLSGVVKTARREVAVLGTNEVIERSSADQVAVTGELEGGAVATIRLSGAPSPGTGVRLEINGDDGDLVVVAAPGSRGIQMSDLTLYRTRGMGELEPVEIPDAAYRVPGSLREYPPLNVGEAYLRMADAIAGKEAARPDFGDAVKLHELLDRIEQAARTGKRL
- a CDS encoding sulfotransferase family protein, which encodes MPDGIAMDADQMLATFDLSPELRQGVRPGLEAALSALGAEPDLGDTGQVRAMEQFGDNLRRLAQIEADRRRHPEIAAVAIDRPVFILGLPRCGTSLLHALIGSDPAVRTPLSWEVAMPSPPPDAATFEQDPRAQAFDDYVAANFSGKWADVLKAHPIGSRIPQECGMILETAFQGLNPVMLFRLSEYYRWYLQADTRFGYEVHRMWLQHLAWRNPRRRWVLKVQEHAYHLPELLAAYPDAMFVQPHRDPVTVMASISRLIEVIRSVSFDHQDRAKLGHELLHLWHDGQKRMMAYRKAHPDLPILDMRYRDLAADPVAAVRAVYDFAGIEFTGASEEGVRAWLVANPADKHGRHVYSLEDYGLNEAQVRETYADYIAAYGEYL
- a CDS encoding SDR family NAD(P)-dependent oxidoreductase produces the protein MLVDLQKLYGLAGRVAIVTGAAQGMGEAIARYLAGMGASVAVADINVALAERVASSIRSEGALARAWAVDMANEASVVALVRSVRAELGGLHILVNNAGVQDRNFIEDTSTDFWDRVMAINLRGVFVATRETVAIMRADGTRGRIVNTASNSAFHATAPSLFAYSTSKAGVAGLTRATALEVAKDGIGVNAICPGNTATPGQLTATGPDFPPEQVAAFLPPIGRQGTPDDIAAGVLFLASDASAFMTGQTLVMDGGALTC
- a CDS encoding GMC family oxidoreductase; this translates as MRDSYDYIIVGAGSSGCVLANRLSADPDISVLLVEAGPDDTSPLIRMPRGIGKLLAPGNPHVWDYPVRPAGNLPAETWLKGRAVGGSSSINGMVYVRGAPADYDHWAELGCVGWGWDTMGRHFVALEDHELGAGEWRGAGGPLRISVHPAGNPLCEAVLDAAEQMGTPRAADVNDVGTVANGGMGYQTTTTWRGKRFSAARAFLDPVRNRPNLYIAPQTQALRILFTDRRATGVRLRDAQGERDIAAVREVILSAGAVESPKLLQLSGIGNAAELARLGIGPVVDSIDVGRNLREHRYLSIQYRVKGESLNKRFTGLGLLRSALDYGLRSKGPLTHSAHEVGGFIKTRPDLDQADAQIGVGLYSFNTDARGAVAIDPFPGMTILGYFTRPESQGQIRIVSPDPDERPLIDANHFSAEVDRRSAVSLFRWLRRLGQQPSLQHWITEETQPGHRIASDEDVLANAIALGGTSFHICGTCRMGADSASVVDPELKVRGVDGLRVVDTSIMPTIVSGNTNAPAMAIAMNAADMILRQQKA
- a CDS encoding aldehyde dehydrogenase family protein, coding for MTIPFTTLDKLYIDGSWADAGPDRDDVLNPATEEIIGRAPVGTVQAAEAAIAAARQAFDHGPWPRMSMAERVTLLRRMHSALDARRADIAALIVAEVGCAQGITHGMQVSAPLDHFASALDHARDETVRLPLDVTPDFMNPDGPRKMGGTTVVREPVGVVAGITGYNFPFLLNLAKIVPALLAGNTLVLKPSPFTPFSALLFGEIADEIGLPKGVLNVVTGGPDVGSLLTTDPRVDLVSFTGSEGVGALIMAQAAPTLKRVHLELGGKSALIVRHDADIVQAAQMAVGILSVNAGQGCALLTRLLVHNSVRKQFVATAAATASHFKIGNAADPSVMMGPLIREAQRAKVEHFIAVGRDEGATLVHGGGRPEGLPKGYFTDITLFDDVANSMTIAQEEIFGPVGAVIGFDSDEEAIAIANDSRFGLNGGIETADAATGYEMALRLRTGSVALNGGTGRMSYAPIGGYKRSGIGREYGPDWLREYQQEKSVFYPVGR
- a CDS encoding LLM class flavin-dependent oxidoreductase → MAARCRVEVQGAAMKLSYLGMTGYDGPAPGIEIWPAAPLHCDRATARAAFEHSLMMCGKADALGFDWVSVSEHHYAPYIMTPNPCVMAGALTHIVKRARIALLGPLVPLINPIRLAEELAMLDMLSGGRLVVLFLRGTPNEHRTYDTGSDGTRGMTQEGIELILKAWRADQPFRWDGEHFQFSTVSVWPRPLQEPHPLIYGSGNSEESIAFAAERRMGIAFSFAPPEMVAKWVALYRAAAASAGWEPTADHVLYRGIAYPASSDAQAADDMAAFFERKQAEQARLQQGALGGPPVVPLVSEPYFVGGPETLVGRFETLRDCGVGIVDLAFGVGSPDQRETALDLFAERVMPEVKGM
- a CDS encoding nuclear transport factor 2 family protein, with protein sequence MVEGMRRSFRRQAYPKKGGFIPRPLIIFVKHGDEVIRMKFERTKARPVGADDERAIIAVLLRYATGIDSRDWPLFRTCFSDDFEADYGSFGKWRGPREITDYMRQAHAHLGPTLHRLTNFTVEDDSTHVRARSYVDALLMPLATGGPIHRGIGWYDDQMVRTSEGWKIARRQFTPVRLA
- a CDS encoding NADP-dependent oxidoreductase produces the protein MSNQQVILVNRPTGVAQATDFVVRTGRIDELQDGQLLVRNHFLSVEPAMRGWIADAGNYSAPVAIGEVMRALASGEVIASRHPDYQGGDFVMGWFGWQDYAVVDPGKIVQRTNRAELSASLGILGLTGVTAYLALTGVGNPRPGETVVISTAAGAVGSTAGQIARILGCRTVGITGGPAKVQMCLDDFGYDAAIDYQGEDVPERIAALCPDGVDVYFDNTSGAISDAVLPHLALGGRVIICGTAAVQRWDDWPVGPRVERHLLVKRGRMEGFVIFDHMDRYGEAVERLRAWLADGRLTHREDILEGIHACPDALAGLYRGENRGKRLIRLV